From the Drechmeria coniospora strain ARSEF 6962 chromosome 02, whole genome shotgun sequence genome, the window GGCCCATCTAGCATCCGCCTCTGGCACCTCGTACACCTTCACTCCTTCGGGCCTCCCCTCCGACACATACGCCATCAAGATCGCCGACAACAAGACCCCTGATCAGATCAATTACAGCATTCAGTTCAGCTACCAAGGCACCGGATCTGCCTCGGCTTCCACCAGCTCTGGCGTGACTACCACCTCCAGCCCGTCTCAAACCACCACCAACCTGGCGTCCACTACCACTGGTACCGAGACCGGCTCGGCCACCAACACCCCTTACACCAGCCGTATCATGTCCTCCAACTCTACTATGACCTCGCACTCGTCGAAGCCCGCCACCAAGACCCGTATGTGTCCCAATCGGCAGAGCGAAGCCCAAGCTAACACTGTACCGCAGGCGTCGCTACTGGTTCCAACGCGAACATCACACCATCCACGGTTCCCAACCAGAACGCCGCTGGCCGTGCCTCGTCCCAGatggccctcgtcgccggtgTCATTGCCGCCCTGGCCTACTTCAACTAAACCTGCGATGGAGAAGGGCGCAGGATGGTATCTTCACTCACGCCTGGAGTATGAGTCGTATTCCACTGCAAGCATTCGCAGAGCAACCAGCCGCAGGGTAGACTTTACGGGTAGTAAATTATCACCGAAAGGCACCGGATGGTCGGTCCTACGCACACCTTTTGTGTACATTACGTTGTGTCGAGAACGTCTTTAATTAATGAATATCGTCGGGGGGCAAATGCCCTGTTTAATATTGATTTATCAACGCTGCGCGCGAAATCCTCGTCTCTCCCTGTTAGCGGGCATGTCCGTCAAGTTGTTGTTTGTCGAACATGGTGATGCACTGCAGCCAAACCCGGTGCGAGCGTTGGCACTTCCATGATCTGTTCCATCAAACCGTGTCTGCAGACTGTTCGTACCGCCTGTTTCTTGGTTCGAATCATCTGCCCTGACAGTTGAACGCAGCTGGGCAGCATTTGTTCAGTTGGCGGATCGACATGCTAGAACATGTGTTTCTCGACAAACGGACAATTCCTCGATTCCTCGTTCGCGTTCAGCATTCCCCCGAATCCCCACACATGGTTTCTCGTAGAATTAGGTCGCACTATGACACCTTTTCCTGTCCCATTTGGGTGAGAACAGACTCTTCGTTGTCGGCGCCAAGCAATTCCGCAATGCTTCgctccctcggcctcggtctctTTGTCACTCTTAGGAGAACTCCCTAATTATTCGATCCGGACGGGAAGGAACGGCAGTGGATGCGTCTCACTTGGATTATTTTTACTTTTGCACACCATTTCAAGTTTCTACAGTGCTCTGTGCCAATGTCGCTTTAAGGAATGGCATTGATCCGTGGGCCATTTGTCAAAGGCCAACCATGACCAGTGTGcacaatgtacatgtacacctgccAACGTGAATGGAACAGCGGCGATTTATTCATTCTCAGTCGATGTTTGTGAGCGGGCCGTGTTCAATGCAGTAATATTGCCGTATGAAAAAAAGGATTGTCGAGCCCATTGAGTTATTGGCGTTGCATATATCCAAGTGGCATTGATCGACACCTGGAACCCGTGTGATAAACCGGCTTGACATCCCAAACAGGTGTCTTCAGTGCCGAGTTGAGTTTGGCTTCGATTTTAAAGCCTGCGAGTTGGGGACGTACAACAGTCTTCACCACGTCGCCCATGTACGAGATATCGCTTTCGTCTAACACGGGTGCCAGGGGTATGGTAGATCTAGCCATACTCTTGTTCAAGTTGTCCTGTACACACGTGCATGATACAGTAGTAAGGTGTGATGGAGCGTGCTGCTTGGGCTCCTTGGCGCTCGCGCCATTACCAGCTGGACGTTTTGCCCATTCCACATCTCCACAAGTTTCTTATTGTCAGGGCACAACAGTGTGAGAACATTTTTGGCATAGCGGTTGAGGTTACCAAAGCCATCATACAATGACGAGCAAGTCCAAGGCCTGTTGCTTCACTGAATATCTCGCAGATTTCACCACATCCTCGCTAGCGATGCAGGACCGTTCATTTACTAGATTTTCCAGGTTGCCGTCCTGCCCATTGCATACTCTATATGGCCATCTCAGTGCTCAGAAGCAGGCCCATTCAGGGTAATCCAAACCGGCACTCAGTTGTGTGTGTAGCAAGTTCCCTTCTGACACACAACTGTCATGCTACCTATTTGGGCGTTTCGAGGCCCGTTGAAATGTCCCGTTATGAGTCATGACTCTACGCATGAGATTGCGACTGAGGATATCCATGCATCTGTTGGTAATGCTGAGGGTGGGAAATCGGATCCGGAGCCTGTTGCTGCTGCACTGCGTTGACAGAAGTATCGGAAACAGGGGCTGAAGCGGGGGCTGGCATGCAGCCAATGCCCAAATTCTCCGAATGCCAGCTCCACAACGGCGCGAGTCCTCCGAGTTGATCTTGCGTGACGGTTTCAAGTTCGAAATTTGGCGGTTCATCATCCACCGGAGGAGGCGGGAAGCCGGTAGAGCCGTAAACAACAGGTTGAGAGAAGCCATGaaccccgtcgccggccatggcAGACGAAAGCAAGTCCATGTCAGGATGGTTGCCTTCCAAGCATGTCGAGTAGCCCGCGTAGGTATTATTGTCCTTGCGGGCATCAGCGGCCGTCGCAAGATTTCTCTCATAGATCAGCCGTGGCACAGGCAACGAGACAGTGCTACCTTGGGCGAAATCTGGGCCAGCTGACGTGGCAGTTGCATCCACCACTGCAGGTGGCTGGACGTGAGCTGGCGGCATTGCAGCCGGTGTATCAACGACGGGAGGAGGAACCTGGGGAAGGGGCGGCATCGAGGGAGGTGCTGGTTTTGACGTAATCACACTTGATGTCTTGACCTTCTTCCGCCGCATCTTCGGACGAGTATCAATGCTTTGCGGTAACCGTTGTGCCAGACTCTGAAGCAGATCGTACGAAGTCTTCGATGTTTTGGAGATTGAGTTCAGCCGTTCCAGCATGGCGACACCATCCGAAATAGAAGCCAGGATTGCATCTTTTCTCTGCAGCGTATGTTCGTGGTCCTTGATAATGGCGGTGCACAGTATTGCAGCCGTATCGAAGATGGAGAATATGATGAAGTGCAGCCGGCCATCGCGGTTATCAATTCGATCGACCCAACTCCGCATAGTGTCCATAAGTTTCAAGGAATAATCGACGCCTACTTGACGGACTTCCAATTCCTCGGGCGGCGACTCCCACGTGTACGACTTGACCATGTAATGTCTGATGGGATTCAAAATCAACAAGCAGGCCATCGTATAAAGGTAGTATCTGTGTGAGACTACCCATACGGAGACATCATCCTTGGACGTGTCCGGGTTTTCGACATCATACACCCGGGGAAATTGGCGAACCCAATCCTCGATCAAACTTTGGTATTCCCGTACCTCTGCGGTGTTGATGATGTTCTTTGGGGCACTGAATCGGTCGGCCAGTCGTCGCGTCAGCTCGGACTGCATCTTCATGTGAAGAAGGGGAGACGGCGGATTTCCGGGAAATGTCTCGAGGGTTAATGAAGGAAGCGCAGCATCACAGTCCGCTCGGTCGATAATCTTGGGTCTAGAGAGGCCAGAGGAGATTTGCCTTATGGAAGTAGCAGACAAGAAGATTAGCAGGTGCTGCGCAAATGATGACGGGAACATGGACATACCAGTCCCAGGTGTCGAGGATACACCATAGTCTGCGTCGCATTTCACAATCATGCTCTGACTCGCTGCCTGGGGGAGGTTCCTTGTGAAACTCTGCGAAGCGTGttacgacgacgccatcaaAACATCAGGTGGAAGACCTACCCAGCTCCTTGGCTTCGAGGATGGCAGCGCTGAGGACTTGCCATGCCTCGAGGAAGGAAGCCTCGGCCTTGTACCAATAGCACGATTGGAGCAGACGCTGCACGTTGAAAATATGATAGTGACCGATGGGAATGACGCTAGCGAGCTCTCTGACGGCGCTGTGTAGCTGCTCCGACAGGGTGTCCGAGTCGAGGCCTGAGATTTGCTGCAGCTCATGCTGCATTTCATTATCGGCGTGTTGAATACAGCAAGAACAGATCATGGCGAGGAGGCACGTAAACTGGAGGGTGACAGGCTTGTTCTTCATTCGCCTCTCCCACCAGATGTGATACTCGTAAAAGAGGTCCTGGGGGAAAATGATGTAGTAGTGATAGTTGACATCTTTGACGAACAGTTTCATGAGTTTGTCTGCTCATCAAGTTAGCCAACGAAAGCGAAAAATCTGCGGTCAAAGATGCTTGCCCATTTGTTGACGCTGCGGGAGCAGTTGCAGGACGCGGTCCATCTGGGGCGAGGACCCCGCCGCGGCAAAATCCTCCTTCGGTGCCACCTTGGAAGGCTTACGCTTAGAGAGGGGATCCGATTAGCAGATGCAGATCAACGCCGTGCAAGATATGCTACAGGGGCATCGATGACTGAGACACGTACCGATGGCTCCAGTCCAAGTTTGCTGAAGACACGAGCCGAGGCCAGGACGTCGAACCATGGGGTGTCGTCCTCGGAAGGGCAGGATGCATCAGATCGGCCAGCACTAATCGAAGGAGGAGCATCGCGCCAGTCGCCCGTTCCAGCCTTGGCCTGGTCTTGTATCTGGGGCTCCTGGCTcggggcgtcgtcggatgccgtcgccatgggcggGGGGTTCGAGTCGTTGTACCGACATTCGTCGGCAACCTTCCGACGCTGGCAGCGGTCGCATGGCCACTCACGATTACACTGCCGGCAGGGTTCATAATACCGTGTCAGTGAATTTATCGAGCGGTAAATCCATTCGAGTACACCACCAGCCGTGTGGAGTGACCATTTCGACTTGAAAGGCCACCCGTACAGTCAAGCATACTGGGACTCAGGCTCGGAATCGTCCTCGACTCACCTTTTGCTTCCGCCGCTGACACTCGGTACACGCGGGGCGGTTGTTCTCGGCAACGGGAGAATCTGTCTCTGCATCAACCGATGTACCGTCCACAGgctcaacggcggcggcggctgtcGTCATGGCTTTCTTGATGGGTCTTTATCCCGGGACTAACTATGGTCGGTTTCGTTCGATGGAACACGAATACACGAACAGCTCTCTGCTCTCGCTCGCGTTGACTTTTCAATACCAAACCGGACAGTAGTATATCAGAAGGAGGAGCTCGATGGAAGAATGCTGCAAAAAGGTCGGCGGGAGGAAGGACGGGCAGCAAAAGTAACCTGTCGTTTGCAGGAAGTGCATCTAGTAATACTGGCGGGGGCAGCGGGTGGTGGCGACAGCCTGCACGCAGCTCCCGGACTAAACGAGACTCGCGGCTGAAGTGGAGACACCGACTCGAACAAGGTTCATTCGTGGAGGAGGGAACGTCCCGTCTCTGGATGTCCCTTCACATACATCCAAGTACTTCTACATGCGTGCATTGAGCTTGAGCATACCAAGTATTATACTGTAGATGCATGAATGTAAGTAGGCGTACAGAGGAGAGGGGGAAGGCTTGGCATGGATGGCAAAGGCGCCTCCCGGGTCAGTTGCAATCACTGAGCTTGGccttgcacttgtacgggTGGTGCATGGAcaatgcactccgtagtatGTACATATCTGGACCTCCTTTCCTCTCTCCCAAACATACATGCAGAGGGGGTCGGGGAGGCAGCAGATGTGATGACAGAACAGCCATCCTTGCTGTTGTATCCACGAGAAGAAGCCGGCTCTCCTTTGCCTAGCATGTGACTCGTCCATTTTTGCCTCCGAACGCTGGCTGCTTATCCCCAAATGAGGATGTACGAGCCAATCATGGAACAAACCTCACCGCATGCATGGTCACGTCGTCCTGGTACTCGGATTTTTCTCGACAAGCACGTCTGCCACTTCCGCACAGGAACCACAAACGAGGAGTGCGCGCTGCACCAAGCTGCGGTGGCTTGTCCTTGACGAATGCAATGGTTTCCGCACGTTGAATTTCTGCCTTTGGGATTCCGTCCACGCATCAACTCAGCGTACccggagtgcttgtactagACCGGGacgtgtacaagcacacttGCGGTCTTGATCCGTAATAATGtaaaagtacagtaatagttaGTTGTAGGCGTACGGATTGCCCGCTAATAATTGGGAAAGTGGGAAATCGTTGGTAAAACGTGGGTCCCGCTGGCCCCACCAAGCTGTTGCGGGACGATCGCGGGATGTTCCTGGTGCGGGGTGCTTAGCCCCGTACGTAGTGGGTAGTGGGTGCTTCGGCTACCtgagtactctgtacttcTGTGAGCATTCGTGGCTACCTGCATTTTCCGCATGGATATCATGGAtatccgtacttacaaggagtactccgtgcaggtaAAATAACGTGACATTCTCGCTTATGCGCTGCAGAATCCAATGAGCCAAGGAAATATACAACTATGGAACACAAGACTAACTAATCCTCCTTGGCTGTCACATTAGCCGCATTGAGGAAAGGGGTAAGGAAAGCCGTCTTTTCGTATTGCAGCcgcgctcgctcgcttcAGGGATATACTTCGCATtttgggtacggagtagatcGCTGGGATCGTACACAATACAGAAGCCGGAGGACTTGCCGATGCCCGACACGGATGCAGCGTTGTCGTCCTTGTACCGTGTACTTGCCAGGGCAAACACGGGCATCCCTTATCAGCGGCAATGACGATACCTCCCAGGTATTCCGTACTTCGGACTCCTCCTCCGCAGCTGTATTCTGCAGTACtctactactccgtacggagtacgtacatgtaagtactgttcatctaactacctagtactaatactgtaGGGAGCGCCGGAAAATTGGTACCTTGCCGTTTGATGCCTGTATCGtagctgtactccgcacaaggCCAGTCGTCATGTCTCCAGGCCCTCGATGAATGCGTCGATGCAGAAGTACCAGGAACCCGGTGTGCCAGTACGCCTTACTACTCCGTGCCCTTTCTTCCTGCGCATCACCGCCTCGCGCACTTCTCCATCGATAAATATAGGCACCCTCACTTGATTTCCGACCCTTGTTCCGCTTGCATGGCGAAACTTGAATCACAGACCTGACAAGGTGCTTGGATCCACGAGCCGAAGAATCCACACAGCCGCGCCACTGCTCCTGGCGTCGCTCAACAGTTGGCTGCTGGTGCTCACAACGGTGAGGCTCATGTCCCGATCACTCACTGGTTGAACACATCACACTACACAAGCTCTCGATTCGAAATGATTCGTCCCCCTCCCTACCACTCGCCCTACCTCGGATGTCGGTACGGGCGGCAATAGCCAAGTTCATGCCTGCTATCATCTGAAATCCACGCACAGTTCCACATTGTTACGGTGAAGAGCaacgtgcatgtgcagcaccTCAAGCTTTCCGCTCGAAGCTCGCAGCGGCAGCCATGCTTCCCTTTCTTCTCAGATCTCCGGCTTTGAGTTTCCTCACCGCCTGGTACGACCGATCCAGCTCATTCTCCACCGCACACCGAATACGCagcgccgccacggccggccAGACGCTCCGCTCGCCCCGAAGGATCCAGTAGTTCAGCGTCTCCCGCGTTGGCGTCTCGAGCAGTCGCACAAAGTCGCCCGCCGTCACCTCGGGCACCAGCGTCATGGACGCggcaggtacttgctcgtCAACGAGGAAGCGCCGTATGCTGAACGGCAGCAGCCGTAGCGTGTCCAGTTGACGCAATCGGTGTCGGACTTCGAGGCCGATGGTGCGCGCGCAAAAGGCTGAAAACTGCGTCGTTCGGCTCCGGGCCTCGGCCCTGGATGGACCGTGCATGTCTGACTGCAGGAAAGGTATCAAGTACGGTCGTGCTTGGCTGACGATGAAGTGGTTGACGTTGAACAACTCTGATATTCGCTGCAAAGGCGAGTCCCGGTCCGTGTAGGATGCCTGCGTCCAATGCCAGAAGTCGGCCGTGTTCGCGGGCGCCCAGGGCACGATTTTGCCGTTGGCATCCTTGCACAGAATCGTCGCCTTTTTTCGTCCGTACagcgacggggacgaggcgTTGGACGCTACCGCGGCGGTCCAGATCAGCTAAAACGTTGGTCGACGTGTCAGCTCTGTTAC encodes:
- a CDS encoding Fungal specific transcription factor, translating into MTTAAAAVEPVDGTSVDAETDSPVAENNRPACTECQRRKQKRRKVADECRYNDSNPPPMATASDDAPSQEPQIQDQAKAGTGDWRDAPPSISAGRSDASCPSEDDTPWFDVLASARVFSKLGLEPSRKPSKVAPKEDFAAAGSSPQMDRVLQLLPQRQQMDKLMKLFVKDVNYHYYIIFPQDLFYEYHIWWERRMKNKPVTLQFTCLLAMICSCCIQHADNEMQHELQQISGLDSDTLSEQLHSAVRELASVIPIGHYHIFNVQRLLQSCYWYKAEASFLEAWQVLSAAILEAKELEFHKEPPPGSESEHDCEMRRRLWCILDTWDWQISSGLSRPKIIDRADCDAALPSLTLETFPGNPPSPLLHMKMQSELTRRLADRFSAPKNIINTAEVREYQSLIEDWVRQFPRVYDVENPDTSKDDVSVWVVSHRYYLYTMACLLILNPIRHYMVKSYTWESPPEELEVRQVGVDYSLKLMDTMRSWVDRIDNRDGRLHFIIFSIFDTAAILCTAIIKDHEHTLQRKDAILASISDGVAMLERLNSISKTSKTSYDLLQSLAQRLPQSIDTRPKMRRKKVKTSSVITSKPAPPSMPPLPQVPPPVVDTPAAMPPAHVQPPAVVDATATSAGPDFAQGSTVSLPVPRLIYERNLATAADARKDNNTYAGYSTCLEGNHPDMDLLSSAMAGDGVHGFSQPVVYGSTGFPPPPVDDEPPNFELETVTQDQLGGLAPLWSWHSENLGIGCMPAPASAPVSDTSVNAVQQQQAPDPISHPQHYQQMHGYPQSQSHA